The Lactuca sativa cultivar Salinas chromosome 2, Lsat_Salinas_v11, whole genome shotgun sequence genome includes a window with the following:
- the LOC111876709 gene encoding pentatricopeptide repeat-containing protein At4g37170, with protein MRLTRGHFRAIIDCTERAISTSSDTLLKSPNLEKTFFKSQNSEDNLVKRLCRENKHEEAIINLCELHRLTEAIQVLDHMERPSPLVYSNLLKLCLQQKAVEATKRVHTHIKRSGFFPGASSLNRIIDCYCKCGSLVDARIVFDEMQEKDVCSWNTMVSGYTKAGRLKDARNLFDEMPERDNFSWNAIISGYVRHDLPNGALQLCRTMLQDYNVKLNKFTVCSALAASSATQSLIIGKEIHGHIMRTGIDSDAAVWSALSDMYGNCGSLDEARHIFDKTSDKDVVTWTSMIDRYFKHGKREQGFLLFSNLLKSGNKPNEFTFAGILDACAHHNTESLGKQIHGYMTRIGFNQSSFAASALVNMYCKCGNIEAADKVFKWIPKPDLASWTSLINGYAQNGKPEEALKLFDSLLDTGIKPDHITFVGVLSACTHSGLVDKGVEYFNSIKQKHGLDYTIDHYACVVDLLSRSGRFIEAEEIIKKMPMKPDKFLWGSVLAGCRIHGNLDLAKQAAKVLFKIEPENAATYVTLSNIYAAAGKWGEVADIRKMMDVNRVVKKPGRSWTEIKRKVYTFLMGDTSNPRLKEIHELLGELQKKMREEGYVPKIDHVLHDVEEEQKEENLSYHSEKLAIAFAILVTPPGTMIKVFKNLRTCVDCHTAIKYISKIESRKIVVRDSSRFHCFEGGSCSCKDYW; from the coding sequence ATGAGATTGACGAGAGGCCATTTTCGAGCTATCATTGACTGTACTGAACGAGCTATATCCACTTCTTCCGATACCTTATTGAAATCCCCTAATCTTGAAAAAACTTTCTTCAAATCCCAAAACAGTGAAGATAATCTCGTAAAAAGACTATGCCGAGAAAACAAACATGAAGAAGCTATAATTAATCTATGCGAACTACACCGTTTAACAGAAGCAATTCAAGTACTTGATCATATGGAACGTCCTTCTCCATTAGTGTATTCTAATCTTCTTAAGCTTTGTCTTCAACAGAAAGCCGTCGAAGCCACCAAAAGAGTCCACACCCACATAAAAAGATCCGGTTTTTTCCCGGGGGCATCGAGTTTAAATCGAATTATAGACTGCTACTGTAAATGCGGGAGTCTTGTGGATGCACGTATTGTGTTCGACGAAATGCAAGAGAAGGATGTGTGTTCTTGGAATACTATGGTATCAGGGTATACAAAAGCTGGACGGCTAAAAGATGCTCGTAacctgttcgatgaaatgcctgaaAGAGACAATTTTTCTTGGAATGCAATAATTTCAGGATATGTTCGCCATGATCTTCCCAACGGTGCATTACAGCTGTGTAGAACAATGCTGCAAGACTATAATGTCAAGCTCAACAAGTTCACAGTTTGTAGTGCGCTTGCAGCTTCTTCAGCAACTCAAAGCTTAATCATTGGAAAGGAAATCCATGGTCATATTATGCGTACAGGTATAGATTCTGATGCAGCTGTTTGGAGTGCTTTATCAGATATGTATGGGAACTGTGGGAGTTTGGATGAAGCTAGACACATATTTGACAAAACTTCAGATAAAGACGTTGTTACATGGACATCAATGATTGATCGGTATTTCAAACATGGGAAAAGGGAACAAGGGTTCCTTTTGTTTTCAAATTTGTTAAAATCTGGGAACAAACCTAACGAATTCACATTTGCAGGGATATTAGATGCTTGTGCACATCATAACACAGAAAGTTTAGGCAAACAAATACATGGGTATATGACACGCATTGGTTTTAACCAATCTTCTTTTGCAGCAAGTGCCCTTGTTAATATGTACTGCAAATGTGGGAACATTGAGGCTGCAGATAAGGTCTTTAAGTGGATACCAAAACCAGATTTAGCTTCATGGACTTCTTTGATCAACGGGTATGCCCAAAATGGGAAACCTGAAGAAGCTTTGAAGCTATTCGATTCATTACTTGATACTGGAATTAAACCTGATCACATCACATTTGTTGGGGTTCTTTCAGCTTGTACGCATTCAGGTTTGGTTGATAAAGGggttgaatactttaattccataaAACAAAAACATGGGTTGGATTATACCATTGATCATTATGCTTGTGTTGTTGATTTGCTTAGTCGATCTGGGAGGTTTATAGAAGCTGAAGAGATAATCAAGAAAATGCCCATGAAACCGGATAAGTTTTTATGGGGTTCTGTTCTTGCTGGATGTAGGATTCATGGGAATCTTGATTTGGCTAAACAAGCAGCAAAAGTATTGTTCAAAATAGAGCCTGAGAATGCAGCCACCTATGTCACACTCTCCAACATTTATGCTGCTGCTGGAAAATGGGGTGAAGTTGCAGACATTAGAAAGATGATGGATGTAAATCGGGTGGTGAAGAAACCTGGAAGAAGTTGGACTGAAATTAAGAGAAAGGTGTATACTTTTTTGATGGGAGATACATCAAATCCAAGATTGAAGGAGATTCATGAGTTGTTAGGGGAGTTGCAGAAGAAGATGAGGGAAGAAGGATATGTTCCTAAGATAGATCATGTGCTTCATGATGTAGAAGAGGAACAAAAGGAGGAAAATTTATCGTATCATAGTGAGAAATTGGCTATTGCATTTGCGATTCTTGTTACTCCACCAGGAACGAtgataaaagtgtttaaaaattTGAGGACTTGTGTTGATTGTCATACTGCTATTAAGTACATCTCTAAAATTGAAAGTAGGAAAATTGTTGTTAGGGATTCGAGTAGATTTCATTGTTTTGAGGGTGGGAGTTGTTCATGTAAAGACTATTGGTGA